A stretch of the Balneola vulgaris DSM 17893 genome encodes the following:
- the dnaG gene encoding DNA primase has product MITEDKKEEVRDAADIVEVVGDYVKLKRSGNGFTGLCPYHDEKTPSFHVTPRLGIYKCFGCGESGDVFKFIMDQDGIGFTEAVRQLADRYGVFIPEEVDDEPSEGKQLKEGIYHALKFAGVFYYRNLIENPEAAKALQYLDKRGYNREVFKKFGLGYAPSGGDELYKAAVNAGIDLNYLIEADLIKPSQRGEGYYDTFRGRLMFPIFGATGKVIAFAGRVLGNEKTAKYINSAQTPVYNKSEVVYGVNFAKNEIRKNKEVILVEGYTDVITLNEHGIKNVVASSGTALTSGQMKILHRYGEKIIMIYDADNAGQAAMKRGIDIALAEGMEVQLLELPDGEDPDSFVKQFGKESFDELKKEEASDFVDFLILKADEEGRLDNPVQRGKVISEILVAISNIKESLQRQIYVQYLHQRTQQYRKGSDRELFEELERILKEKQKEDQRAERRERFREERSNRPPDMEMPPIPDQEFAPLDQFEHFEPPTKAKKPDYEKELIRLMITYGRGMVEYICSFTNQKLFEDDELKDFYLDIVERYKKEEEISIQVYSGKPDPFPRLVGDVLLEQHAASDRHHEKVGMKYEKDKNPHRTAKSTIKALELNFYKRKMTELADRFKTAETEDEKKKITRNQVKIQSKINVLTTTYSDDYYPDPESTDTSFVSEKKFEYKMKPRD; this is encoded by the coding sequence ATGATCACTGAGGATAAAAAAGAGGAAGTAAGAGACGCTGCGGATATTGTAGAAGTAGTAGGCGACTATGTGAAGCTAAAGCGCTCTGGCAATGGTTTTACGGGGCTATGTCCATACCATGATGAGAAGACTCCATCTTTTCACGTTACCCCTCGCTTAGGCATCTATAAATGTTTTGGGTGTGGTGAATCCGGTGATGTGTTCAAGTTTATTATGGATCAAGATGGTATCGGTTTTACCGAGGCTGTGCGCCAATTGGCAGATCGATATGGTGTATTTATTCCCGAAGAAGTAGACGACGAACCTTCAGAAGGCAAGCAGCTCAAAGAAGGAATTTATCATGCACTCAAATTTGCAGGTGTATTCTACTACAGAAATTTAATTGAGAACCCTGAGGCAGCAAAAGCTCTTCAGTATCTGGACAAAAGAGGGTACAATCGCGAAGTATTTAAAAAATTCGGTTTAGGTTATGCTCCATCTGGAGGAGATGAACTCTACAAAGCAGCGGTAAATGCGGGCATCGATTTAAACTATTTGATTGAAGCCGATCTCATCAAACCAAGCCAAAGGGGAGAAGGATACTACGATACTTTCCGTGGGCGGCTGATGTTCCCCATTTTTGGGGCTACCGGTAAAGTGATTGCCTTTGCAGGACGTGTACTTGGGAATGAGAAAACAGCCAAATACATAAACTCAGCTCAAACCCCTGTATATAATAAGAGTGAAGTAGTGTATGGGGTGAATTTTGCGAAGAATGAAATTCGTAAGAATAAAGAAGTGATTTTGGTTGAAGGTTATACCGATGTGATAACCTTGAATGAACATGGTATCAAAAATGTGGTAGCAAGTTCGGGTACCGCATTAACCTCGGGGCAGATGAAGATTTTGCATCGTTATGGTGAAAAAATCATCATGATTTATGATGCCGATAATGCCGGCCAAGCTGCCATGAAAAGAGGTATTGATATTGCATTAGCTGAAGGAATGGAAGTGCAATTATTAGAGCTTCCAGATGGGGAAGATCCTGATTCTTTTGTGAAGCAATTCGGAAAAGAATCATTTGATGAGCTTAAAAAGGAAGAGGCTTCAGATTTTGTGGATTTCTTGATCTTGAAAGCCGATGAAGAAGGCCGTTTAGATAATCCAGTTCAGCGCGGAAAAGTGATTTCGGAAATCTTGGTGGCCATTTCGAACATCAAGGAATCACTACAGCGTCAGATTTATGTTCAATATCTGCATCAACGCACCCAACAGTATAGAAAGGGTAGCGATAGAGAGTTATTTGAGGAATTAGAGCGCATACTGAAGGAAAAGCAAAAGGAGGATCAACGTGCAGAACGCCGAGAACGCTTCAGAGAAGAACGTTCTAATAGACCTCCAGATATGGAAATGCCTCCAATTCCAGATCAAGAATTTGCTCCACTTGATCAATTCGAACATTTCGAACCACCTACGAAAGCGAAAAAGCCAGATTATGAAAAAGAGCTCATTCGCTTAATGATTACTTACGGGCGAGGAATGGTGGAATACATCTGTTCATTCACCAACCAAAAGCTTTTTGAAGACGATGAACTCAAAGATTTTTATCTAGATATCGTGGAGCGCTATAAGAAAGAAGAAGAAATTTCTATTCAGGTGTATTCAGGAAAACCAGACCCTTTCCCAAGACTGGTTGGAGATGTATTGTTAGAACAACATGCCGCAAGTGATCGACATCATGAAAAAGTTGGTATGAAATACGAAAAGGATAAAAATCCTCATCGAACAGCAAAAAGTACTATAAAAGCGCTGGAACTGAATTTCTACAAACGAAAGATGACGGAATTAGCTGATCGTTTTAAAACGGCTGAGACCGAAGATGAGAAAAAGAAGATCACTCGGAATCAGGTGAAAATACAATCTAAGATCAATGTATTAACCACTACCTATTCCGATGATTATTATCCTGATCCGGAAAGTACGGATACTTCATTTGTGAGCGAAAAGAAGTTTGAATACAAAATGAAGCCTCGCGATTAA